Proteins from a genomic interval of Nitrosomonas sp.:
- a CDS encoding ABC transporter ATP-binding protein, which translates to MRTLVTYIMVFPRRSAFVLFALLLAGVAEALSLTALLPLLSIAVGESVDSSIGQMVMGFLQQIGINPSLETILLVIVGGMFLKGIILLLTNRQVGYTVAHVATRLRLDLIEALLASRWQYYLRQPIGALANSVATEAYRAANGFEHSVNVLALAIQVIVYSLVAWFISWEATLASLLISSILFFVLHSLVRATKRAGNKQTQLLRHLLTYLTDALASVKSLKAMARDKVADAILHEQTQQLERATRKEVTNRAAMLALQEPILAALTASGLYLALAVWHLSLPEVMVMVFLLTRILGLFNKAQRRYQQLAVQESAYWALRKAAEDARQEAERMTGTLTPTLELGIHLRQIAFSYENKTVFRNLDMDIPVKSFTAVMGPSGAGKSTLLDLLCGLAEPRSGEILIDGAALHHVDLRKWRHLIGYVSQDTVLLHDSIRNNILVGEPDIQVEDIERALQQAGAWEFVSQLTDGIDTIVGERGGMLSGGQRQRIAIARALVHQPKLLLLDEPTSALDPESERIICDTLQRLSRDFTIVTVSHQPAVINAADRVFILADGQAELLSDTRIDRMKILANHHTINPAEKVN; encoded by the coding sequence ATGCGCACCTTAGTCACTTACATCATGGTTTTCCCCAGGCGCAGCGCGTTTGTGCTGTTTGCGCTGCTACTTGCAGGCGTAGCCGAAGCACTCAGTCTGACAGCGCTGCTGCCACTGTTATCCATTGCCGTGGGAGAGTCGGTGGATTCCAGTATTGGCCAAATGGTCATGGGGTTTTTGCAACAAATCGGCATCAATCCTTCACTGGAGACCATCCTGCTGGTCATCGTCGGCGGTATGTTTCTTAAAGGAATCATTCTGCTACTGACTAATCGCCAGGTGGGTTATACCGTTGCACATGTCGCAACGCGGTTACGACTGGATCTGATCGAAGCCTTGCTAGCAAGCCGCTGGCAATATTACCTGCGTCAGCCAATCGGTGCGCTTGCCAATTCGGTTGCTACCGAAGCGTATCGTGCCGCCAATGGTTTTGAACATAGTGTCAATGTCTTGGCGCTGGCCATTCAGGTCATCGTCTACAGTCTGGTAGCCTGGTTTATCTCCTGGGAAGCCACGCTGGCATCTCTGCTGATCAGCTCAATTCTATTCTTTGTATTACACAGCCTGGTTCGGGCAACCAAACGCGCCGGTAACAAACAAACCCAATTATTGCGCCATTTACTGACTTATCTGACAGATGCGCTTGCTTCCGTAAAATCCCTGAAAGCCATGGCGCGGGACAAAGTCGCGGATGCTATCCTGCACGAACAAACCCAGCAACTGGAAAGAGCAACCCGCAAGGAAGTCACCAACCGTGCAGCCATGCTTGCCCTGCAGGAACCGATTCTGGCGGCATTGACCGCCAGTGGTTTATACCTCGCGCTAGCCGTCTGGCATCTATCTTTGCCCGAAGTAATGGTAATGGTATTTTTGCTGACCCGCATACTCGGCTTGTTCAACAAGGCGCAGCGCCGCTACCAGCAACTCGCTGTTCAGGAAAGCGCATACTGGGCCTTGCGCAAGGCAGCCGAGGACGCGCGACAGGAAGCGGAGAGAATGACTGGCACGTTGACACCCACTCTGGAACTGGGAATACACTTACGCCAGATCGCATTCAGCTATGAGAATAAAACCGTTTTCAGAAACCTGGATATGGACATTCCGGTGAAATCATTTACGGCGGTCATGGGTCCATCCGGTGCAGGCAAGAGTACCTTGCTGGATCTGCTGTGCGGACTGGCGGAACCCAGATCAGGAGAAATTCTGATCGATGGCGCGGCATTACATCATGTTGATTTACGAAAGTGGCGGCATCTGATTGGTTATGTATCTCAAGATACAGTCCTGCTGCATGACAGCATTCGCAACAATATTCTGGTTGGTGAACCGGATATCCAGGTCGAGGATATCGAGCGGGCGCTCCAGCAGGCCGGCGCCTGGGAGTTTGTCAGTCAGCTTACCGATGGCATCGATACCATCGTCGGTGAGCGTGGCGGTATGCTATCAGGTGGTCAACGACAACGTATCGCCATTGCCAGAGCGCTTGTCCATCAACCCAAACTGCTGCTGCTCGATGAACCCACCAGCGCCCTTGACCCTGAAAGTGAGCGCATCATTTGCGACACCCTGCAACGCTTGTCGCGTGACTTCACAATCGTTACAGTTTCTCATCAGCCTGCAGTCATCAATGCCGCCGACAGAGTGTTTATTCTGGCCGATGGGCAGGCAGAATTGCTATCGGATACCCGCATTGATCGGATGAAAATATTGGCAAATCACCACACCATCAACCCTGCTGAAAAAGTAAATTAA
- a CDS encoding transcriptional repressor, with product MSASIEQIIQKTMMLCASTGAKLTTKRQHVLLVLLSTSVPLSAYEIAEQYKRQFNETLPVMSVYRIMHFLIHEKLVHKLETANRFIACAHIACDHPHEIPQFLICDHCKRVQEVGIQKRIMAELTHSIEHTGFTLTGQQLELHGLCANCRKNLPSIPRK from the coding sequence ATGTCAGCCAGCATAGAACAAATCATCCAGAAAACCATGATGCTATGTGCATCCACCGGCGCAAAACTGACAACCAAACGCCAGCATGTGTTACTGGTATTGCTCTCCACCTCCGTTCCACTGTCAGCGTATGAAATCGCCGAACAATACAAGAGGCAATTTAACGAAACGCTGCCCGTCATGTCGGTGTACCGAATCATGCATTTTCTGATTCATGAAAAGCTGGTGCACAAGCTGGAAACAGCCAATCGTTTCATCGCCTGCGCTCACATCGCGTGCGACCATCCCCATGAAATCCCTCAATTCCTGATCTGCGACCACTGCAAAAGAGTGCAGGAAGTCGGTATTCAAAAACGCATCATGGCGGAGCTTACGCACAGTATTGAACATACCGGCTTTACACTCACCGGTCAGCAGCTGGAGCTGCACGGTTTATGTGCAAACTGTCGCAAAAATTTGCCGTCAATACCGCGAAAATAA
- the lolD gene encoding lipoprotein-releasing ABC transporter ATP-binding protein LolD, with product MSKTVIACRDLHKSYFQGKHEVPVLHGVNLQLHEGELVAIVGASGSGKSTLLHLLGGLDNPTQGKVLLQDQDLAGVGEQQRGHLRNQFLGFVYQFHHLLAEFTAQENVAMPLLIRRVDKKTAMEQAAQMLCNVGLEHRLTHTPGELSGGERQRAAVARALVTLPACVLADEPTGNLDRHTAEGVFDLMLRLNRKVNAGMIIVTHDTQLASRADRVLQLVDGVLTDQTPS from the coding sequence ATGAGTAAAACCGTCATTGCCTGTCGCGATCTGCATAAAAGTTATTTCCAGGGAAAGCATGAAGTGCCGGTACTGCATGGCGTTAATCTGCAGCTGCATGAAGGCGAACTGGTTGCAATTGTTGGTGCCTCCGGTTCAGGAAAAAGCACCCTGCTGCATCTGCTTGGCGGGCTGGACAATCCAACCCAGGGCAAAGTGCTGCTGCAGGATCAGGATCTGGCCGGGGTTGGTGAACAGCAGCGCGGACATTTACGTAACCAGTTTCTCGGTTTTGTTTATCAGTTTCATCATTTGCTGGCAGAATTTACCGCGCAGGAAAATGTGGCGATGCCGCTACTGATCCGGCGTGTCGATAAAAAGACAGCAATGGAACAAGCGGCGCAAATGTTATGCAACGTTGGTCTTGAGCATCGCTTGACCCATACGCCAGGCGAATTATCCGGAGGCGAGCGTCAACGTGCCGCCGTCGCGCGTGCATTGGTGACGTTGCCAGCCTGTGTGCTGGCGGATGAACCAACCGGCAATCTTGACCGGCATACTGCGGAGGGTGTGTTCGATCTGATGTTGCGTCTGAATCGCAAGGTGAATGCCGGTATGATCATCGTAACCCACGATACCCAGCTTGCCAGCCGGGCAGATCGAGTGTTGCAACTGGTGGATGGCGTGTTGACAGATCAAACACCATCCTGA
- a CDS encoding lipoprotein-releasing ABC transporter permease subunit has translation MTAYEFMIGLRYTRAKRRNHFISFISLISLLGITLGMTALITVMSVMNGFHKEVRARILGVASHVQIGSFQGSVTDWQDLAAVAMKQPQVAAAAPYVDAQGMLSYQQVVRGVSVRGILPDTENKVADFANRMVMGEFSQLQAGEFGMVIGLELARSLGAYPGDKITLISPQGQVTPAGILPRMKQFTVVGVFEAGHFEYDSGLALIHLADAQKLYRMAPNEVSGVRLKLHDLFQAPQVVRNLVNQLTANYYLTDWTQQHANYFRAIQIEKRMLSLILALIIAVAAFNIVSTLVMAVTDKQSDIAILRTLGASPGSIMKIFIVQGTMIGLLGTLLGLLGGILLAVNVGDLVAWIEGLFNIQFLSQEVYYISKIPSEPQLADIVTVALVSFVLTLLATLYPSYRASKVNPAEALRYE, from the coding sequence GTGACCGCATACGAATTCATGATCGGCCTGCGTTATACACGCGCCAAACGCCGTAATCATTTTATTTCCTTCATCTCGCTGATTTCACTCTTGGGCATTACGCTGGGAATGACGGCGCTGATCACCGTTATGTCGGTAATGAATGGTTTCCACAAGGAAGTGCGCGCGCGCATTCTGGGGGTAGCCTCGCATGTGCAGATTGGCAGTTTCCAAGGCAGCGTGACGGATTGGCAGGATCTTGCGGCAGTGGCCATGAAGCAGCCACAGGTTGCCGCAGCCGCTCCCTATGTTGATGCACAGGGAATGCTTTCCTACCAGCAAGTGGTGCGTGGCGTCAGCGTGCGCGGTATTTTGCCGGATACCGAAAACAAGGTAGCGGATTTTGCCAACAGGATGGTGATGGGTGAATTCAGCCAGTTGCAGGCAGGCGAATTTGGCATGGTAATTGGCCTGGAACTGGCCCGCAGCCTCGGCGCCTACCCTGGAGATAAAATCACGCTGATCTCCCCGCAGGGGCAGGTGACGCCAGCCGGTATTCTGCCGCGCATGAAGCAGTTTACGGTGGTGGGCGTATTTGAAGCGGGACATTTTGAATACGACTCCGGCCTGGCGCTGATTCATCTGGCGGATGCGCAAAAACTCTACCGGATGGCACCCAATGAGGTATCCGGGGTGCGACTTAAGTTGCATGATCTTTTCCAGGCGCCGCAAGTGGTACGGAATCTCGTGAATCAATTGACTGCAAACTATTATTTGACCGACTGGACGCAGCAGCACGCCAATTATTTCCGGGCAATTCAGATTGAAAAGCGCATGTTATCGCTGATTCTTGCGTTAATTATTGCGGTGGCGGCGTTTAATATCGTATCAACCCTGGTGATGGCGGTGACGGACAAGCAATCGGATATTGCGATTCTCCGCACGCTGGGGGCGAGTCCCGGCAGCATCATGAAGATTTTTATCGTGCAGGGCACGATGATTGGTCTGCTGGGCACGCTACTCGGCCTGCTGGGTGGAATTTTGCTGGCGGTTAACGTCGGCGATCTGGTGGCGTGGATCGAGGGGCTATTCAATATTCAGTTTTTATCCCAGGAAGTCTATTACATCAGCAAGATTCCTTCTGAGCCGCAGCTGGCGGATATCGTTACAGTTGCGCTCGTTTCGTTCGTGTTGACGCTGCTGGCCACGCTCTATCCAAGCTATCGCGCATCCAAAGTGAATCCAGCCGAGGCGCTGCGCTATGAGTAA
- a CDS encoding VOC family protein encodes MKNNPVGWFEIYVQDMPRAKVFYEAVFQGTLTPLENPDPESFPGMEMWVFPSLMGGCGAPGALVRMAGYPSGGSGTMVYFSCDDCAMEAARAASSGGKVLYEKMSIGEHGFIAMVTDTEGNVIGLHSMH; translated from the coding sequence ATGAAAAATAATCCGGTGGGCTGGTTTGAAATTTATGTTCAGGACATGCCCCGTGCAAAAGTATTCTATGAGGCTGTATTTCAGGGAACACTCACGCCGTTGGAAAATCCGGATCCAGAGAGTTTTCCGGGAATGGAAATGTGGGTATTTCCTTCTTTGATGGGAGGCTGTGGTGCGCCAGGAGCACTGGTACGTATGGCAGGCTATCCTTCTGGTGGCAGCGGTACAATGGTGTATTTCTCATGTGATGATTGCGCAATGGAAGCCGCGCGAGCGGCGTCAAGCGGTGGCAAAGTTCTCTACGAGAAAATGTCGATTGGCGAACATGGTTTTATCGCAATGGTGACGGATACGGAAGGCAATGTCATCGGCCTTCATTCAATGCATTGA
- the rsmA gene encoding 16S rRNA (adenine(1518)-N(6)/adenine(1519)-N(6))-dimethyltransferase RsmA, whose protein sequence is MRHIPRKRFGQNFLIDQGVILEIINQIHPTREDRLIEIGPGLGALTRPLLARLNELQVIEIDRDIVARLERDFSGSNLVIHHADALKFDFSRVGEKLRIVGNLPYNISTPLLFHLASFARHIQDMHFMLQQEVVDRMVAKPSTSEYGRLSLMLQYRYEMERLLQVSAECFHPVPKVQSAVISLRPRTRLLISPEHESLFADIVSAAFSQRRKTLRNTMRNYLGDADYDSLQIDPGLRAENLTLENFSAITCYLADRK, encoded by the coding sequence ATGCGGCACATTCCGCGTAAACGATTCGGGCAGAATTTCCTGATCGATCAGGGTGTTATTCTTGAGATTATCAATCAGATCCATCCGACCAGAGAGGACCGGCTGATAGAAATCGGCCCGGGACTTGGTGCGCTCACTCGGCCCTTACTGGCGAGACTGAATGAATTACAGGTCATCGAAATCGACCGGGATATCGTCGCTCGGCTCGAACGTGATTTTTCTGGCAGTAACCTGGTTATTCATCATGCTGACGCCTTGAAATTTGATTTTTCCCGGGTGGGAGAAAAGCTGCGCATTGTTGGCAATCTGCCCTACAACATATCTACTCCACTATTGTTCCATCTGGCGAGTTTTGCGAGGCATATCCAGGATATGCACTTTATGTTGCAGCAGGAAGTTGTCGATCGCATGGTGGCAAAACCTTCTACAAGTGAATATGGACGTCTGTCCTTGATGTTGCAATACCGCTATGAGATGGAACGACTCCTGCAGGTTTCGGCGGAGTGTTTCCATCCTGTGCCCAAGGTTCAGTCCGCAGTGATCAGCTTGCGTCCACGCACGCGCCTGCTGATTTCCCCGGAACACGAATCCTTGTTCGCGGATATTGTCAGTGCAGCCTTCTCACAGCGACGTAAAACCCTGAGGAATACCATGAGAAATTATCTGGGTGACGCTGATTATGATTCCCTGCAAATTGATCCGGGATTGCGTGCCGAGAATCTTACGCTGGAGAATTTTTCAGCGATTACTTGCTATCTGGCTGACAGAAAGTGA
- the pdxA gene encoding 4-hydroxythreonine-4-phosphate dehydrogenase PdxA, giving the protein MVTHVLPRLILTAGEPAGIGPDLCVQVAQTLQPCQLIVIADRDLIRERARCLKLPIEIHEYDVAVDRPHQAGHLSVWHVPTRQPVVTGKLDSRNATYVLETLKRAVHACLGGDADAMVTAPVHKGIISESGVKFSGHTEFLSELTNSRAVMMLVGGGMRVTLATTHLPLKEVSAAITSELLEQKLHTIHHDLVTRFKIGHPCIAVAGLNPHAGESGHLGREEIDIIIPVLERLRAAGMNVLGPLPADTLFVPHKLKQYDCILTMYHDQGLPVLKHASFGGGVNVSLGLPIIRTSVDHGTALELAGTGQADLGSMQAAIDMALDLAGKAKLLSIPDAAHSA; this is encoded by the coding sequence ATGGTAACTCATGTTCTACCTAGACTGATATTAACAGCCGGTGAGCCAGCCGGTATCGGCCCGGATCTTTGCGTACAGGTCGCGCAAACCTTGCAGCCTTGCCAATTGATTGTTATCGCTGATCGCGATCTGATCCGGGAGCGCGCACGTTGTTTGAAATTGCCGATCGAAATTCACGAATACGATGTTGCCGTGGATCGGCCGCATCAGGCAGGGCATCTGTCGGTCTGGCATGTGCCAACCCGTCAACCGGTAGTAACCGGCAAGCTTGATTCCCGTAATGCCACCTATGTACTTGAGACATTAAAGCGGGCCGTTCACGCCTGCCTTGGTGGTGATGCAGATGCGATGGTAACCGCACCTGTCCATAAAGGCATCATCAGTGAAAGTGGTGTCAAATTTTCAGGACATACCGAGTTTTTGTCTGAACTGACGAATAGTCGAGCAGTGATGATGCTGGTGGGCGGGGGGATGCGAGTGACGCTCGCCACCACCCATCTACCACTGAAAGAAGTGTCGGCGGCCATTACATCCGAATTACTGGAACAAAAATTACATACCATTCACCACGATCTAGTCACTCGTTTCAAAATCGGGCATCCCTGTATTGCCGTAGCCGGGTTGAATCCACATGCCGGAGAGTCTGGCCATCTGGGCCGGGAGGAAATTGATATCATCATTCCCGTTCTGGAGAGATTGCGCGCAGCGGGCATGAATGTGCTGGGACCGCTGCCGGCGGATACCCTGTTTGTACCGCACAAGCTCAAACAATATGATTGTATTCTGACCATGTATCACGACCAGGGGCTGCCAGTACTGAAACACGCAAGTTTTGGTGGTGGCGTCAATGTTAGTCTCGGTTTGCCGATCATCCGTACTTCGGTTGATCATGGTACCGCACTGGAACTGGCTGGCACCGGGCAGGCTGATCTTGGCAGTATGCAGGCTGCCATCGATATGGCGCTGGATCTTGCAGGCAAGGCAAAACTGCTCTCGATACCCGATGCGGCACATTCCGCGTAA
- a CDS encoding peptidylprolyl isomerase, translating into MNIQYFYKPFLVIISLLASTSFAQSSLDPAGYQSIDRIVVVVDDEVITQQEADEVLQNALRQLEKQGTQLPRRDVLEKQILERLILKRIRLNRARELGLVVSDDAVEQTLHRIAQDNNLSMEAFRETLQNEGTDIQLFREEIREEILMVRLKEQEVNSRVNVTESEINNFMQTQENSSIGNDDYRLAHILIQLSEKMDTKQIEAREQRAQSALERLKQGADFAQVAAEFSDAPDAMQGGVLDWRPIGQMGPLFTNLLVTMQIGELTPVVRSPIGFHILKLLDRRKQETPVVIIEQTHAQHILIKINELMSEDDAYRQIMQIKRRVDKGESFAELAKALSEDNSASSGGDLGWISPRDTVPEFEQAMNDLLPDQVSQPVRTTFGWHLIKVIERRKQDVSEQQQREAARQAIHARKAEGVVQEWMQQLRDQAYVEYIAEDN; encoded by the coding sequence ATGAATATCCAATACTTTTACAAACCCTTTCTTGTCATAATCAGCTTGCTGGCGTCCACCAGTTTTGCCCAGTCATCGTTGGATCCTGCCGGATATCAATCTATTGATCGCATCGTGGTCGTGGTGGATGATGAGGTGATTACCCAGCAGGAGGCTGATGAGGTTTTACAAAATGCCCTCCGGCAACTGGAAAAACAGGGCACACAGTTGCCACGCCGGGATGTTTTGGAAAAACAGATACTGGAGCGCTTGATTCTCAAACGAATACGGTTGAATCGTGCGCGTGAACTGGGACTGGTTGTCAGTGATGATGCGGTGGAGCAAACCCTGCACCGTATTGCCCAGGACAATAATCTTTCAATGGAAGCATTTCGCGAGACACTGCAAAATGAAGGCACCGATATCCAGTTATTCCGTGAGGAAATCCGTGAAGAGATTTTGATGGTGCGCTTAAAAGAGCAGGAGGTGAACAGTCGGGTCAACGTTACCGAAAGTGAAATTAATAATTTCATGCAAACGCAGGAGAATTCGTCAATTGGCAATGATGATTATCGACTGGCGCACATATTGATTCAACTATCTGAAAAAATGGATACAAAACAGATTGAAGCCAGGGAGCAGCGTGCGCAGAGCGCGCTGGAACGCCTTAAGCAAGGTGCTGATTTTGCCCAGGTGGCTGCTGAGTTCTCGGATGCGCCCGATGCCATGCAGGGTGGAGTACTTGATTGGCGCCCCATTGGTCAAATGGGGCCCTTATTCACCAATTTGCTGGTGACCATGCAGATTGGCGAGTTGACACCTGTTGTTCGCAGTCCGATTGGATTTCATATTCTCAAACTATTGGATAGACGCAAGCAGGAAACGCCGGTGGTCATCATTGAGCAAACCCATGCTCAGCATATTCTGATCAAGATCAATGAACTGATGTCAGAGGATGATGCCTACCGACAAATCATGCAGATCAAGCGGCGTGTCGATAAGGGAGAAAGTTTTGCAGAATTGGCCAAGGCTCTTTCCGAAGATAACAGTGCGTCATCGGGAGGAGACTTAGGCTGGATTTCCCCTCGTGATACCGTGCCGGAGTTTGAACAAGCCATGAATGATTTGCTGCCAGACCAGGTAAGCCAGCCCGTGCGCACGACCTTTGGTTGGCATCTGATCAAGGTGATTGAACGTCGTAAACAGGATGTCAGCGAACAGCAGCAGCGCGAAGCCGCCCGTCAGGCGATTCATGCTCGTAAAGCGGAGGGTGTGGTGCAGGAGTGGATGCAACAACTTAGGGATCAGGCCTATGTTGAGTATATTGCTGAAGACAATTGA
- a CDS encoding LPS-assembly protein LptD — protein MIQYKFLFLWCVLLLMAPVAAMGADRLFKSGDKLPVYIEADRFDGYAGREIEASGHVKMRQNDLELKADRVKYFQDSEAVEVQGNATLNRSDDILRGSLLQLNLQTGTGELSDPLYFIKDGSGRGGGKILFLEGDDHYRLKQARYTTCQVGDDDWYIHSSDLAIDKTKKVGTARNVTVRFKDVPFLYLPWMNFSFGGQRKTGLLAPIFGNTVRSGAEVSVPFYWNIAPNYDATITPRYMSKRGLMFNNEFRYLGQAHGGQLLFDILPDDLLTNETRYGVAFDHTQLLGNGWTGSLHYERASDSNYFRDLATNVAFTARTNLPQQATASYLGELGRDGSLAFNILMQQFQTLQDPRATIVAPHKRLPQLTLNAVKRNVHGLDLDLTGNWTHFSHPTLQDGSRLALYPSISAPLQNSWGYIKPRIGVHHTRYNLNAPTGTETKALNRTLPILSLDSGLVFERDVNLWQGKYIQTLEPRLFYVYIPFKEQNNLPNFDSAEMDFSFAQIFSERRFSGEDRINDANEITMAVTSRLIESSTGNERIRATIGQKVRLDERRLTLTSPQTTAAGADFIAELSGRITRHILTDAGVQLNQNNFLTEKIRAGISYHPQPGKVLNMGYRFSRDIFEQVDISTQWPITKRWQALASANYSLKDDKLLAGLLGIEYNACCWSLRLVANRFTTATQRTSTTIFVQLELNDLMSIGTNPIRVLQQGIPGYVRTSMQ, from the coding sequence ATGATCCAATACAAATTCCTTTTTCTCTGGTGTGTGTTGTTATTAATGGCACCAGTTGCCGCCATGGGAGCAGACCGGTTGTTCAAGTCAGGAGACAAGCTGCCGGTTTATATTGAGGCAGATCGGTTTGATGGCTATGCGGGTCGTGAAATCGAGGCAAGCGGTCATGTCAAAATGCGCCAGAATGATCTGGAGTTGAAGGCGGATCGTGTCAAATATTTTCAGGATAGTGAGGCGGTGGAGGTGCAGGGTAACGCAACACTGAATCGTTCTGACGATATTCTGAGGGGGAGCTTGCTGCAATTGAATCTGCAGACCGGTACAGGTGAATTGAGTGATCCGCTTTATTTCATCAAGGATGGCAGTGGACGAGGGGGGGGCAAAATATTGTTCCTGGAGGGGGACGATCATTATCGTCTGAAGCAGGCGCGCTATACGACTTGTCAGGTGGGCGATGACGATTGGTACATTCATTCGTCTGATCTGGCAATTGACAAGACAAAAAAGGTAGGAACGGCGCGCAATGTGACAGTCCGTTTCAAGGATGTGCCTTTTCTTTATTTACCGTGGATGAATTTTTCTTTTGGGGGACAGCGTAAAACGGGGTTGCTGGCACCTATCTTTGGCAATACGGTCAGAAGTGGCGCAGAGGTATCGGTGCCCTTTTACTGGAATATTGCGCCAAACTATGATGCCACCATCACGCCGCGTTATATGAGTAAACGTGGTCTGATGTTCAATAATGAGTTTCGCTATCTGGGGCAAGCCCATGGCGGGCAATTATTGTTCGATATTCTGCCGGATGATTTGCTTACCAATGAAACCCGGTATGGCGTTGCTTTTGACCATACCCAATTGCTGGGCAATGGCTGGACAGGGTCGCTGCATTACGAGCGGGCATCCGATAGCAATTATTTTCGTGATCTGGCAACGAATGTGGCCTTTACTGCACGTACCAATTTGCCTCAGCAGGCAACAGCCTCCTATCTGGGTGAGCTGGGGCGTGATGGCTCTCTGGCGTTCAATATTCTGATGCAACAATTTCAGACCTTGCAGGATCCGCGCGCAACGATTGTTGCGCCACACAAGCGGTTGCCGCAACTCACGTTGAATGCCGTGAAGCGCAATGTGCACGGACTGGATCTCGATTTAACCGGTAACTGGACGCATTTTTCTCATCCAACCCTGCAAGATGGATCACGCCTGGCCCTGTATCCCAGTATCAGTGCTCCTTTGCAGAATTCATGGGGATACATCAAACCGCGTATCGGTGTGCACCACACGCGATACAACCTGAATGCACCAACCGGAACAGAGACGAAAGCATTGAATCGCACTCTGCCCATACTCAGTCTTGACAGTGGCCTGGTATTTGAACGTGATGTCAATTTATGGCAAGGAAAATATATACAAACACTCGAACCGAGATTGTTCTATGTTTACATTCCTTTTAAGGAACAAAACAACTTACCAAATTTTGATTCGGCCGAGATGGATTTTAGTTTTGCGCAAATTTTTTCAGAAAGAAGATTCAGTGGCGAGGATCGTATCAATGACGCCAATGAAATTACCATGGCGGTAACATCACGCCTGATTGAATCTTCAACCGGGAATGAGCGTATTCGCGCCACTATTGGGCAGAAAGTCCGTCTTGATGAACGCCGGTTAACGTTGACTTCCCCTCAGACAACGGCAGCTGGCGCGGATTTTATTGCTGAGCTGTCAGGCAGGATTACTCGGCATATCCTCACGGATGCAGGTGTGCAGCTCAATCAGAATAATTTTCTTACTGAAAAAATACGTGCCGGTATCAGTTATCATCCGCAACCGGGCAAGGTACTGAATATGGGTTATCGCTTCTCGCGTGATATTTTCGAGCAAGTGGATATTTCCACGCAATGGCCAATAACGAAAAGATGGCAAGCGCTGGCAAGTGCCAATTATTCGCTCAAGGATGACAAACTACTTGCCGGATTACTGGGCATTGAATATAACGCCTGTTGCTGGTCCCTGCGGCTGGTTGCCAATCGTTTTACCACCGCCACCCAAAGAACCTCCACCACCATTTTTGTGCAACTGGAATTGAACGATCTGATGAGTATCGGCACCAATCCCATACGTGTTTTACAGCAGGGTATCCCCGGCTATGTCCGAACAAGCATGCAGTAG